In Candidatus Limnocylindrales bacterium, a single window of DNA contains:
- a CDS encoding branched-chain amino acid ABC transporter permease, giving the protein MSQMIINGMVLGMIYALIALGLTLIFSIMNVVNFAHGQMYMLGGFVVYYLYGVYQWNYFLALMVAALALAVIGIIFEKFFFRRVMRLAKREENTMLLAMGTALLLENLALFSFGEKQRGVPPVVTGVYEVGGGYLPAGRALVFFVALFLVIGLLLFVQYTRPGRAMRALAQDKEATYLQGVDINQVSALGFAIGAALAGLAGGLLITIFAINAGSGTAVSTKAFTMIMIGGAGVVSGAILGGFVLGFCEAIGYETLPGSTTYLIIFIALILFLIVRPQGIMGRPQG; this is encoded by the coding sequence ATGTCCCAGATGATCATTAACGGAATGGTTCTGGGGATGATTTACGCCCTCATTGCCCTCGGACTTACCCTGATCTTCAGTATTATGAACGTAGTTAATTTTGCCCATGGTCAGATGTATATGCTGGGGGGATTTGTGGTTTATTATCTTTACGGTGTTTATCAGTGGAATTATTTTCTGGCTTTAATGGTAGCTGCTTTGGCCCTGGCTGTTATAGGAATTATCTTTGAAAAGTTCTTCTTTCGAAGGGTTATGCGATTGGCAAAACGGGAAGAGAATACCATGCTTCTTGCTATGGGTACGGCTCTGCTCCTCGAAAATCTGGCTTTATTCTCCTTTGGAGAAAAGCAGCGAGGGGTTCCGCCGGTGGTTACCGGAGTATATGAAGTAGGTGGGGGTTATCTACCTGCCGGAAGAGCCCTTGTATTTTTTGTGGCCTTATTTTTGGTCATCGGCCTGTTATTATTTGTCCAATATACCAGGCCGGGTCGTGCCATGCGGGCACTGGCTCAAGATAAGGAAGCCACCTATCTGCAGGGAGTAGATATCAATCAGGTCTCAGCACTGGGATTTGCCATAGGAGCTGCTTTAGCCGGACTGGCTGGAGGGTTGTTGATAACCATCTTTGCGATTAATGCCGGATCAGGCACCGCCGTTTCCACAAAGGCCTTTACCATGATCATGATCGGGGGGGCCGGAGTCGTTTCCGGGGCTATTCTTGGAGGCTTTGTATTGGGTTTCTGTGAGGCAATAGGTTATGAAACCCTGCCAGGTTCTACTACTTACCTGATTATCTTTATTGCATTGATTCTTTTCTTAATTGTTCGTCCTCAAGGAATTATGGGGAGACCTCAAGGATAA
- a CDS encoding branched-chain amino acid ABC transporter permease gives MATTQKEGKREEEKVREGGKGKPGILSSVLPFSLSSVLLFFLGLIYLVIFPLLYRDSRYVLGVVINASMLSVISLGVWLTFTIGRTNISQGAFALIGGYTTAILSVRYGISFWLCLPLSGLMAALIGALIGWPILRLRGVYFAMITLSLTEATRLAFLNGGDFTRGGTGIVDIPRPGALSIAGITLIPAFKGSDPLPFYYLAASLLILTLISLRRLTQSRIGWVFRSLRQNEELASSIGINVAKYRVMAYAICCFIGGLGGSFFAAFQQNIYPATYTVTDSIYFMLYCFLGGLDYLFGPVVGAFLLLISFELLHSIQTYQTMIYAIIMITFMLWLPNGILSLRFKK, from the coding sequence ATGGCTACAACTCAAAAAGAAGGCAAAAGGGAAGAGGAGAAAGTGAGAGAAGGTGGAAAAGGAAAACCGGGTATCTTATCTTCGGTTCTTCCTTTTTCCCTTTCTTCCGTTCTCTTGTTTTTCCTGGGGCTGATCTATCTGGTCATCTTTCCGCTTCTTTATCGGGATTCCAGATACGTGCTGGGAGTGGTTATCAATGCTTCCATGTTGAGTGTCATTAGCCTGGGAGTCTGGCTTACCTTTACGATTGGTCGTACGAACATCAGTCAAGGGGCTTTCGCCCTTATCGGGGGATACACAACGGCTATTTTATCGGTTAGATATGGCATCTCTTTCTGGCTTTGCCTTCCTCTATCCGGACTCATGGCTGCACTGATTGGTGCTTTGATCGGCTGGCCCATATTGCGCCTGAGGGGAGTCTACTTTGCCATGATTACCCTCAGCTTAACAGAAGCAACCAGACTTGCTTTCTTAAATGGCGGAGATTTTACCAGAGGAGGTACCGGAATTGTAGATATTCCAAGACCTGGAGCCTTATCCATCGCAGGAATAACCCTTATCCCGGCCTTTAAAGGATCAGACCCTTTACCCTTTTATTACCTGGCAGCTTCTTTACTCATTCTCACCCTTATCAGTTTACGACGCCTGACCCAGAGTCGAATAGGCTGGGTCTTTAGATCCCTCCGACAAAATGAAGAGCTGGCTTCCAGTATTGGAATCAACGTGGCCAAGTATCGGGTCATGGCTTATGCTATTTGCTGTTTTATCGGGGGGTTGGGAGGCTCGTTTTTCGCAGCTTTCCAGCAAAATATCTATCCGGCAACCTATACGGTTACCGACTCCATCTACTTTATGCTCTACTGCTTCCTGGGTGGACTTGATTATTTGTTTGGGCCTGTTGTGGGGGCCTTCTTACTTCTTATCAGCTTTGAACTTCTCCACAGTATTCAAACCTATCAAACTATGATTTATGCCATTATTATGATCACCTTTATGTTGTGGTTACCCAATGGGATTCTAAGTTTGAGGTTTAAGAAATAA
- a CDS encoding ABC transporter ATP-binding protein — protein sequence MSLLQIKDLTKRFGGLTAVNGVSFEVKAGEILSVIGPNGAGKSTLFKLITSFLKPSHGTITFKGEDITHLPPHVVARKGIVRTFQETNIFKEMTALQNVVLAHHLRCRASSWGIFFNSHQARKDEIEFHQSALEILTYLGLAALKDEEARNLPHGHLRALEIAVALAANPTLLLLDEPFTGMNPEETDTAVEMVRGIRDRGVTVILVEHDMRAVMKISDRIVVLNFGTKIAEGKPKEIQQNPAVIEAYLGKEDDEAGF from the coding sequence ATGAGCCTGCTTCAGATCAAGGATCTTACCAAACGGTTTGGAGGGTTAACGGCCGTCAATGGAGTAAGTTTTGAGGTGAAGGCGGGAGAAATCCTTTCCGTTATAGGTCCGAACGGCGCCGGGAAAAGTACACTTTTCAAGTTGATTACTTCCTTTCTAAAACCCAGCCACGGAACCATTACCTTCAAAGGAGAAGATATTACCCATTTACCTCCCCATGTTGTAGCCAGGAAAGGGATTGTCCGCACTTTTCAGGAAACCAACATCTTTAAAGAGATGACGGCTTTACAGAATGTAGTTCTTGCCCATCATCTTCGATGCCGGGCCAGTAGTTGGGGGATTTTTTTCAATAGCCATCAGGCACGAAAAGACGAAATAGAATTTCATCAAAGTGCCCTGGAAATCTTAACATATCTCGGATTAGCCGCCCTCAAAGACGAGGAGGCCAGGAACTTACCCCACGGACATCTCAGGGCCCTGGAAATAGCCGTAGCTTTGGCGGCCAATCCTACCTTGCTCCTTCTCGACGAGCCCTTCACAGGAATGAATCCCGAGGAGACCGATACAGCCGTCGAAATGGTTCGAGGGATCCGCGATCGTGGTGTAACGGTTATTCTGGTCGAGCATGATATGCGGGCGGTTATGAAAATCAGTGACCGTATCGTTGTCCTTAATTTTGGCACCAAGATCGCCGAAGGAAAACCCAAAGAAATCCAGCAGAATCCGGCTGTAATCGAAGCCTATCTTGGAAAAGAGGATGACGAGGCCGGCTTTTAA
- a CDS encoding ABC transporter ATP-binding protein, whose product MYFETRNIRVLYDRVIALRGVSIALGQGEIVTLIGANGAGKTTTLRAITGLTKISSGEIWFNGRRIDGLPPQKIVALGISMVPEGRHIFPYMNVKDNLLMGAYLRKDKKGIMEDLEKIYARFPRLKERLRQQAGSLSGGEQQMLAISRALMARPKLLLLDEPSLGLAPMMVREIARAILAINKEENVGVILVEQNSRMALKISSKGYVLENGQIALEDASRNLIHNDHVRRLYLGG is encoded by the coding sequence ATGTACTTTGAAACCAGGAATATCCGGGTGCTTTATGACCGGGTCATAGCCCTTCGAGGGGTTTCCATAGCTTTGGGGCAAGGCGAGATTGTGACTCTAATTGGAGCCAATGGGGCAGGAAAAACAACGACCTTGCGTGCCATTACCGGTTTAACTAAAATCAGTTCCGGCGAAATCTGGTTTAATGGACGACGTATTGACGGTCTCCCACCTCAAAAAATTGTTGCCTTGGGAATCTCCATGGTACCCGAAGGAAGACATATATTCCCTTACATGAATGTCAAAGATAATCTCCTCATGGGAGCCTATCTCCGGAAGGATAAGAAGGGTATTATGGAGGATCTGGAAAAGATCTATGCCCGTTTTCCCCGTCTCAAGGAGAGACTGCGCCAGCAGGCAGGCAGCCTTAGTGGCGGTGAACAGCAAATGCTGGCCATTAGTCGGGCCTTGATGGCAAGACCCAAGCTCCTCCTGCTGGATGAACCTTCTTTAGGCCTTGCCCCTATGATGGTCAGGGAAATCGCCAGGGCTATCCTGGCTATAAATAAAGAAGAAAACGTAGGTGTTATCCTGGTAGAACAAAACTCCCGAATGGCCTTAAAGATCTCATCCAAAGGATATGTCCTGGAAAACGGACAGATTGCACTGGAAGACGCCTCCCGGAATCTTATCCATAACGATCATGTGAGGAGGCTTTACCTGGGAGGATGA